The Pseudodesulfovibrio sp. zrk46 genome contains a region encoding:
- a CDS encoding SulP family inorganic anion transporter encodes MESNHSIVPKSKGSIQGDVFSGLTVALALVPEAVAFSFVAGVSPMVGLYGAFMMCIITAVLGGRPGMISGATGAMAVVMVNLVMEGNALGGPGSHAGLQYLFFTLLLVGVFQALAGFFRLGKFIRMVPRSVMMGFVNGLAIVIFLSQLKMFKAEGQWMQGEPLWIMGGLVALTMAILLLVPKINSKLPGALIAILSVSMLVIFGSIDTATVLSFIQGNGGTGIEPGLPTFAIPSVPFTWETIAFVTPYALILAAIGLIESLMTLNLIDELTDTHGHGNRECVAQGLGNFVNGLFGGMGGCAMIGQSIINITSGGRGRLSGIVAAAALLFFILFTSTYIEMVPIAALVGVMFIVVIKTFAWSTFYIMNKVPKWDVIVIVLVTFLTVKYDLAIAVIAGVIVSALIFSWENALRIRARKMVDKHGIKHYQIYGPLFFASTTLFMSKFDVENDPEEVIIDFEESRIMDQSAIETVNKIAEMYQRAGKTIHLWHLSKDCVRLIKKAEKICVVNVLEDPDYFVSIDDYRQYRENLEFEAL; translated from the coding sequence GTGGAATCCAACCACTCCATTGTTCCGAAGTCGAAAGGAAGCATCCAGGGCGATGTATTCTCCGGCCTGACTGTTGCCCTTGCCCTCGTTCCCGAAGCTGTCGCGTTTTCGTTTGTCGCAGGGGTATCCCCCATGGTCGGCTTGTACGGCGCATTCATGATGTGCATCATCACTGCTGTGCTGGGCGGCAGGCCTGGTATGATCTCCGGTGCCACCGGCGCCATGGCCGTAGTCATGGTGAACCTCGTTATGGAAGGCAACGCCCTTGGCGGCCCGGGCTCTCATGCCGGGTTGCAGTATCTCTTTTTCACTTTGCTGCTGGTGGGCGTGTTTCAGGCGCTGGCCGGATTCTTTCGCCTTGGCAAGTTTATCCGCATGGTCCCTCGCTCTGTCATGATGGGATTCGTTAACGGTCTCGCCATCGTCATCTTTCTTTCCCAACTCAAGATGTTTAAAGCCGAGGGCCAATGGATGCAGGGCGAACCCCTGTGGATTATGGGCGGCCTCGTTGCTCTGACCATGGCCATTCTGTTGCTGGTGCCTAAAATCAACTCCAAGTTGCCCGGCGCACTTATCGCGATCCTTTCCGTATCTATGCTGGTCATTTTTGGCAGCATCGATACTGCTACTGTCCTCTCCTTCATTCAGGGTAATGGCGGTACCGGCATTGAGCCCGGCTTGCCGACTTTTGCCATCCCCAGTGTTCCTTTTACCTGGGAGACTATCGCGTTCGTCACCCCATATGCTCTGATCCTTGCAGCTATCGGTTTGATCGAATCCCTGATGACCCTGAACCTCATTGATGAACTGACTGACACCCATGGTCACGGCAACCGCGAATGCGTTGCGCAGGGGCTGGGCAATTTCGTTAACGGTCTGTTCGGTGGCATGGGCGGTTGCGCCATGATTGGCCAGAGCATCATCAACATCACTTCCGGCGGCCGTGGACGTCTTTCCGGTATCGTGGCTGCTGCAGCATTGCTCTTCTTCATCCTGTTCACCTCGACATATATTGAGATGGTGCCCATCGCCGCGCTGGTCGGCGTCATGTTCATCGTGGTCATCAAGACCTTTGCGTGGAGTACCTTCTACATAATGAATAAGGTGCCCAAGTGGGATGTCATTGTCATCGTGCTAGTGACCTTCCTCACCGTGAAATACGATCTGGCCATCGCAGTCATCGCAGGTGTCATCGTGTCTGCTCTGATCTTCTCCTGGGAGAACGCTTTGCGTATTCGCGCTCGAAAGATGGTGGATAAGCACGGTATCAAGCACTACCAGATTTACGGTCCGTTGTTCTTTGCATCCACCACGCTCTTCATGAGCAAGTTCGATGTGGAGAACGATCCCGAAGAGGTCATTATCGATTTCGAAGAGTCTCGCATCATGGACCAGTCCGCCATTGAAACGGTCAACAAGATTGCCGAGATGTACCAGCGCGCAGGAAAGACCATCCATCTTTGGCACCTCAGCAAGGACTGCGTCCGCCTCATCAAAAAGGCGGAAAAGATCTGCGTGGTCAACGTGCTGGAAGACCCGGATTACTTTGTCAGTATCGACGACTACCGACAATATCGTGAGAATCTGGAATTTGAAGCCCTGTAA
- a CDS encoding double-cubane-cluster-containing anaerobic reductase gives MSDSAHRAMWENLNLDLEAHDALLEVLGKFYGDIYMSQENRLQGAEYLDFVLSEVHGLRIKELQDAKDAGRKVIGSFCVFVPEEITLAADAIHVGLCAGAEAGTDLAEQLVPRNTCALIKSFIGFKMAKLCPFIESSDMIVGETTCDGKKKAYEAFNEIAPTYVMEVPQTKTEAARELWKAEVLRYLGEVEKLTGKTIKTEELKKGIKIANAKRRALQRLTALRAADPAPISGRDALLVNQISFYDDPVRFTEKINELCDELESRIAAKAGVAPAKTPRLMLSGCPMAVPNWKLPYVIESSGAVIVGEESCIGTRNSRDLVDESGETFDDLIDAITDRYMKIDCACFTPNDERLDNVTSLAEQLDADGVIHYSLLFCQPYTHEALKVDKALQDAGIPMLSIETDYSMEDVEQLKTRVEAFVETLA, from the coding sequence ATGTCTGATTCGGCGCATCGTGCAATGTGGGAGAACCTTAACTTGGACCTGGAGGCACACGACGCGCTTCTGGAAGTATTGGGCAAATTTTACGGCGACATTTACATGTCTCAGGAAAACCGACTGCAAGGCGCTGAATATCTCGACTTCGTCCTTTCCGAAGTACATGGTTTGCGCATCAAGGAACTGCAGGACGCCAAGGACGCTGGTCGCAAGGTCATCGGCTCTTTTTGTGTCTTCGTCCCTGAGGAAATCACTCTGGCTGCCGATGCCATCCATGTAGGACTGTGTGCCGGAGCAGAGGCCGGAACCGATCTGGCCGAACAGTTGGTCCCCCGCAATACCTGCGCTCTCATCAAGTCCTTCATCGGCTTCAAGATGGCCAAACTCTGTCCCTTCATCGAATCCAGCGACATGATTGTCGGTGAGACCACCTGCGACGGCAAAAAGAAGGCATACGAGGCATTCAACGAAATCGCTCCCACCTACGTAATGGAAGTTCCCCAGACCAAGACTGAAGCTGCCCGCGAATTATGGAAAGCGGAAGTCCTGCGCTATCTGGGCGAAGTGGAGAAGCTGACCGGCAAGACCATCAAGACCGAAGAACTCAAGAAGGGAATCAAGATCGCCAACGCCAAACGCCGCGCCCTTCAGCGTTTGACCGCCCTGCGCGCTGCTGATCCTGCCCCCATTTCTGGCCGCGACGCCCTGCTCGTCAATCAGATCAGCTTTTATGACGATCCCGTCCGCTTCACCGAGAAGATTAACGAACTGTGTGACGAGCTCGAATCCCGCATCGCTGCCAAGGCAGGCGTGGCCCCGGCCAAGACACCTCGTCTCATGCTTTCCGGCTGTCCCATGGCCGTCCCCAACTGGAAGCTCCCCTACGTCATTGAAAGCTCCGGCGCAGTCATCGTGGGTGAGGAATCCTGTATCGGTACGCGCAACAGCCGCGACCTCGTCGACGAATCCGGCGAAACCTTTGACGATCTGATCGATGCCATCACCGATCGCTACATGAAGATCGACTGTGCCTGCTTTACCCCCAACGACGAACGCCTGGACAACGTGACTTCTCTGGCCGAACAGCTCGACGCTGACGGCGTGATTCACTACAGCCTGCTCTTCTGTCAGCCCTACACCCATGAAGCTCTCAAGGTGGACAAGGCATTGCAGGACGCTGGCATTCCCATGCTCTCCATTGAAACGGATTACTCCATGGAGGACGTGGAACAACTCAAGACACGCGTAGAAGCTTTTGTGGAGACCCTTGCATGA
- a CDS encoding acyl-CoA dehydratase activase encodes MIVGLDIGSRSIELVAMENGEVVETRQAPTTFDPLSQCAKLLDGLQPASLVGTGYGRNLIQRLGLDCEFSSITEIKAHALGAAHIFPEARTVLDIGGQDTKAMSLNKGRVVKFEMNDRCAAGTGKFLEYTAGVFQIPIEEFGTYALGGENPPEISSICTVFAETEATSLMARGEKPESIALGLHNAIIKRTVNMLNRVGLTFPLVFSGGVANNPCVRSLLKAALNAETDDVRIPESPDMVGALGAALSHMN; translated from the coding sequence ATGATTGTAGGGCTCGACATCGGCTCCCGTTCCATTGAACTGGTAGCCATGGAGAACGGAGAAGTGGTGGAAACGCGTCAGGCGCCCACCACCTTCGATCCGCTCTCCCAATGCGCCAAGCTGTTGGATGGATTGCAACCTGCTTCCTTGGTCGGGACCGGGTATGGCCGCAATCTCATCCAGCGGCTTGGCCTTGATTGTGAATTCTCTTCCATTACTGAAATCAAGGCGCACGCATTGGGTGCAGCGCACATCTTCCCCGAAGCCCGTACTGTGCTCGACATCGGCGGACAGGATACCAAGGCCATGTCCCTAAACAAGGGCCGCGTTGTGAAATTCGAGATGAATGACCGCTGTGCCGCCGGCACTGGCAAGTTCCTCGAATACACTGCCGGGGTGTTCCAGATTCCTATTGAAGAATTCGGGACCTATGCTCTGGGTGGAGAAAACCCGCCGGAGATCAGCTCTATCTGCACCGTCTTTGCCGAGACCGAAGCCACGTCGCTCATGGCGCGTGGAGAAAAGCCCGAGAGCATCGCGCTGGGGTTGCACAACGCCATCATCAAACGAACCGTTAACATGCTGAATAGGGTTGGGCTCACCTTCCCCTTGGTATTCAGCGGTGGCGTGGCGAACAACCCATGTGTCCGTTCTCTGCTCAAAGCAGCGTTAAACGCCGAGACCGATGATGTGCGTATCCCGGAATCCCCGGACATGGTGGGCGCCCTCGGAGCGGCATTATCTCATATGAATTGA
- a CDS encoding ribonucleoside triphosphate reductase: protein MPSQIQKRDGCVETWSTKRIGDAIFKALNGSGIKDPLLASRLAKKVEQKLKNVDVPEQEQVQDMVQQVLMEARLYKVAERYIIYREKRRELRSQDDAFLDIAGVTESYLENVDWRVNENSNMVHSFQGLILHMAGSVQARYVLEKYPEEVRMAHTHGYFHIHDLSFGLAGYCSGWSLRDLLLEGFNLRDRCSSTPAKHFDAACGQIVNFLGTLQNEWAGAQAFNNVDTYLAPFIRHDGLDYETVKQQIQKLLHNLNATSRWGGQSPFTNFTFDFAPPAHIANEPIIIGGEFKDSTYGEYAEEMAMINRAFLEVMLEGDADGRIFSFPIPTYNVTEDFPWESEEGKLLLKMTAKYGAPYFQNFINSDLNPEDVRSMCCRLQMDLREIRKKTGGLFGAGDLTGSIGVVTLNLPKLAYLAHNEEDFLDLVTEYAQLASESLEYKRKIVEKNLNAGMFPFSRRYLKNGFKGHFSTIGLIGGHEACINLLGKGVDTPSGSRLMQRVLNHLRRLVVDFQEETGNLYNLEATPGEGTCYRLAKIDKDLYSDIHTSGDDTPYYTNSTLLPVGVSSDVFFALEHQNDLQTLYNGGTVFHTFLGEAAPDEESVKNFLIKSMSKTKIPYISVTPTFSICEDHGYIYGEHFDCPTCDKETEVYTRVVGYYRPVGRWNKGKQEEYKERLEYTQESFCVNS, encoded by the coding sequence ATGCCATCTCAGATTCAGAAACGCGACGGCTGCGTAGAAACCTGGTCCACCAAACGGATCGGCGACGCCATCTTCAAAGCACTCAACGGCAGCGGTATCAAAGATCCGCTTCTGGCTAGCCGTCTAGCCAAAAAAGTAGAACAGAAACTCAAGAACGTAGACGTTCCCGAGCAGGAACAGGTCCAGGACATGGTACAGCAAGTGCTCATGGAAGCACGCCTGTACAAGGTCGCTGAACGCTACATCATCTACCGCGAAAAACGCCGCGAACTCCGTTCACAGGACGACGCCTTCCTCGATATCGCTGGCGTTACTGAAAGCTATCTCGAAAACGTCGACTGGCGCGTAAACGAAAACTCCAACATGGTTCACTCCTTCCAGGGCCTGATCCTGCATATGGCAGGTTCGGTACAGGCAAGGTACGTGCTGGAGAAGTATCCCGAGGAAGTGCGCATGGCACACACCCACGGCTACTTCCATATCCATGACCTTTCCTTCGGTCTGGCCGGATACTGCTCCGGCTGGTCTCTGCGTGACCTGTTGCTGGAAGGCTTCAACCTGCGCGACCGCTGCTCGTCCACTCCGGCCAAGCACTTCGACGCAGCCTGCGGCCAGATCGTCAACTTCCTGGGCACCCTCCAGAACGAATGGGCTGGCGCACAGGCTTTCAACAACGTGGACACCTACCTGGCTCCGTTCATCCGTCACGACGGCCTGGACTACGAGACCGTGAAGCAGCAGATCCAGAAGCTGCTCCACAACCTCAACGCCACCTCCCGCTGGGGTGGCCAGAGCCCGTTCACCAACTTCACTTTTGACTTTGCTCCGCCAGCACACATCGCCAACGAGCCGATCATCATCGGTGGTGAGTTCAAGGATTCCACCTACGGCGAGTACGCCGAGGAAATGGCCATGATCAACCGCGCCTTCCTCGAGGTCATGCTCGAAGGTGACGCGGACGGCCGCATCTTCTCCTTCCCCATCCCCACGTACAACGTGACCGAGGACTTCCCCTGGGAGTCCGAGGAAGGCAAGCTGCTGCTGAAGATGACTGCCAAGTACGGTGCTCCCTACTTCCAGAACTTCATCAACTCCGACCTGAATCCGGAAGATGTCCGCTCCATGTGCTGCCGTCTCCAGATGGACCTGCGCGAAATCCGCAAGAAGACCGGCGGCCTGTTCGGCGCTGGCGACCTCACCGGTTCCATCGGTGTCGTCACCCTGAACCTGCCCAAGCTCGCCTACCTGGCCCACAACGAGGAAGACTTCCTCGACCTGGTCACCGAGTACGCGCAGCTGGCAAGCGAATCTCTGGAATACAAGCGCAAGATCGTTGAGAAGAACCTGAATGCGGGCATGTTCCCGTTCTCCCGCCGCTACCTCAAAAACGGCTTCAAGGGTCACTTCTCCACCATCGGCCTCATTGGTGGCCACGAAGCATGCATCAACCTGCTCGGCAAGGGTGTGGACACCCCGTCCGGCTCCCGCCTCATGCAGCGCGTGCTCAATCACCTGCGCCGCCTCGTGGTTGATTTCCAGGAAGAGACCGGCAACCTGTACAACTTGGAAGCCACTCCGGGCGAAGGTACCTGCTACCGCCTTGCCAAGATCGACAAGGACCTGTACTCCGATATCCACACCTCCGGTGACGATACTCCGTACTACACCAACTCCACCCTGCTGCCCGTTGGTGTCAGCTCGGATGTATTCTTTGCCCTGGAACACCAGAACGACCTGCAGACCCTGTACAATGGGGGCACGGTCTTCCACACCTTCCTTGGCGAAGCCGCTCCGGATGAGGAGAGCGTGAAGAACTTCCTGATCAAGTCCATGAGCAAGACCAAGATCCCCTACATCTCGGTCACGCCCACCTTCTCCATCTGCGAGGATCACGGCTACATCTACGGCGAGCACTTCGACTGCCCGACCTGCGATAAGGAAACCGAGGTGTACACCCGCGTGGTCGGCTACTACCGCCCGGTGGGTCGCTGGAACAAGGGTAAGCAGGAAGAATACAAGGAACGCCTGGAATACACGCAGGAGAGCTTCTGCGTGAACTCCTAA
- a CDS encoding tRNA-binding protein produces METIEWNDFEKVELRVGTIQKAEVFPEARIPAYKLWVDFGEEIGVRKSSAQITQLYKLEELVGKQVVAVVNFPSKQIGPMRSECLVTGFYREDGVVLAVPDKPMPNGLKLG; encoded by the coding sequence ATGGAAACCATAGAATGGAATGATTTTGAGAAGGTCGAATTGCGCGTGGGAACGATCCAGAAAGCGGAGGTGTTTCCCGAGGCGCGTATCCCCGCCTATAAATTGTGGGTTGATTTTGGCGAGGAGATTGGCGTTCGTAAATCCAGCGCACAGATTACCCAACTCTATAAACTCGAAGAACTCGTCGGCAAGCAGGTTGTTGCCGTGGTCAATTTTCCGTCCAAGCAGATTGGACCGATGCGGTCAGAGTGTCTTGTCACCGGCTTTTATCGTGAAGATGGTGTGGTCCTTGCCGTGCCGGACAAGCCCATGCCCAATGGCTTGAAATTGGGATAG
- a CDS encoding AraC family transcriptional regulator: protein MSKQLVTYIRPPGLSGVELLHLADPDFAFGPHLHDAYVFWLNGQGGEKVSLRGASDILQPDSFGVVAPGEVHANHAVTESRTLQSLYVDEAIVEEIAAQRGYETAGFRSRLQQDAQSRTVLARLHAGLMLVDDAFQARELFVGAFSLLMDRHAEGGRIDNLRRDPAKVRLARTIIDEQYAEAIDLDLLAEVCGCSTCHLIRLFRREVGMTPHAYLMERRLAHTRDLLLGKDSLSAIALAAGFADQSHMTRRFRQRFGLTPGYYRRQISS, encoded by the coding sequence ATGTCTAAACAGTTAGTCACATATATACGGCCACCCGGACTCTCCGGTGTAGAGCTGCTGCATCTTGCCGACCCGGATTTCGCTTTTGGGCCGCATTTGCACGATGCCTATGTTTTCTGGCTCAATGGGCAAGGTGGAGAAAAGGTCAGTCTGAGAGGCGCTTCGGACATCCTCCAGCCCGATAGCTTCGGCGTCGTTGCTCCGGGTGAAGTTCACGCCAATCATGCCGTGACCGAGTCTCGTACGCTGCAGTCTCTATATGTAGATGAAGCAATCGTGGAGGAGATCGCGGCCCAGCGTGGGTATGAAACCGCTGGTTTCCGGAGTCGTCTGCAGCAGGATGCACAGTCGCGCACCGTGCTGGCTCGACTCCATGCGGGGCTCATGCTGGTTGACGATGCGTTTCAGGCCCGGGAGTTGTTCGTCGGGGCCTTCAGCCTGCTCATGGATCGCCACGCTGAAGGGGGACGAATCGACAACCTCCGACGTGACCCCGCCAAGGTTCGGCTGGCGCGCACCATCATTGATGAGCAGTATGCCGAAGCGATTGATCTGGACCTCCTCGCAGAAGTCTGCGGCTGTTCCACATGTCATCTTATTCGCCTCTTCCGTCGTGAAGTGGGCATGACTCCTCACGCCTATCTCATGGAGCGGCGATTGGCTCATACGCGTGACCTTCTATTAGGTAAGGATTCCCTTAGTGCCATTGCCCTTGCTGCGGGGTTCGCGGATCAGAGTCATATGACCCGGCGGTTTCGGCAACGGTTCGGCCTGACTCCGGGTTACTACCGTCGTCAGATTTCATCCTAG
- a CDS encoding 4Fe-4S ferredoxin codes for MKARMYPAWISRLFIFCMTMLAFTGMMQMPLAKRYFIVDIPGLAWTGDFFLVHKVHYLFAALLLFVVGVVVANWVVDWRDKLRLTAMGTARAVILGGIIVSGGFRVYRNMPDVTPDPAFVMTIEWIHFGLVMVMGGVALAALIKKCSAYAVSK; via the coding sequence ATGAAAGCTAGAATGTACCCGGCGTGGATAAGCCGTCTCTTCATATTTTGCATGACCATGCTCGCGTTCACCGGGATGATGCAGATGCCCCTCGCCAAACGGTATTTCATTGTCGACATACCCGGACTGGCTTGGACAGGGGATTTTTTCCTTGTCCACAAAGTTCATTATCTGTTCGCGGCCCTGCTGCTCTTCGTCGTAGGTGTGGTGGTTGCCAATTGGGTAGTTGACTGGCGTGACAAGTTGCGCCTGACGGCCATGGGGACTGCGCGGGCTGTCATCCTCGGTGGCATCATCGTAAGCGGTGGATTCCGTGTGTATCGCAACATGCCGGACGTGACCCCTGATCCCGCTTTTGTCATGACCATCGAGTGGATTCACTTTGGCCTTGTCATGGTCATGGGTGGCGTGGCGCTGGCCGCTCTTATCAAGAAGTGCTCGGCATACGCCGTGAGCAAATAG
- a CDS encoding 4Fe-4S dicluster domain-containing protein — MSKKKMNSSGISRRGFLKTLGVGGAGLMVPSGVAAAQGRVPSPDDGELATLLDLSKCIGCGECVNACRESNAAKFPEPKKPFPELVPASRAKAEDWSNKRDVDDRLTPYNWLTLQSAEVEYNGESYELNIPRRCMHCQNPPCAHLCPFGAASKAKNGVTRIYDSVCMGGAKCRAVCPWNIPQRQSGVGLYLDLMPRFAGNGVMYKCDRCYQLLDKGELPACISVCPEDVQTIGPRNEIVVQARKLAREINGFIYGLDENGGTNTLYVSPVPFELLNKAVEKGKGKPHFKRVKDVMADETNLATATVIAPVAGVVAGFLGLGAKLLAGNKDKEGSDES, encoded by the coding sequence ATGAGTAAAAAGAAGATGAACAGCTCTGGCATCAGTCGGCGCGGATTTCTCAAGACGCTTGGCGTAGGTGGTGCCGGTTTGATGGTCCCGTCTGGCGTCGCTGCTGCACAGGGGCGCGTGCCCTCTCCTGACGACGGCGAATTGGCGACACTGTTGGATTTGTCCAAATGTATTGGATGCGGTGAGTGTGTAAATGCTTGCCGTGAGTCCAACGCTGCCAAGTTCCCTGAGCCAAAGAAGCCGTTCCCCGAGCTGGTTCCGGCCAGTCGGGCCAAGGCAGAGGACTGGTCGAACAAGCGTGATGTGGATGATCGGTTGACTCCTTACAACTGGCTTACGCTTCAGTCTGCAGAGGTGGAATACAACGGCGAGTCCTATGAGTTGAACATACCCCGCCGGTGTATGCATTGCCAGAACCCTCCGTGCGCTCATCTCTGTCCGTTTGGCGCTGCCAGCAAGGCGAAGAATGGCGTGACCCGAATTTACGATTCCGTCTGTATGGGCGGTGCCAAGTGTCGTGCCGTGTGTCCGTGGAATATTCCGCAACGTCAGTCCGGTGTTGGGCTGTATCTTGATCTGATGCCACGATTCGCAGGCAACGGCGTCATGTACAAGTGTGACCGTTGTTACCAGTTGCTGGACAAGGGCGAGTTGCCCGCCTGTATCTCTGTTTGTCCGGAAGACGTCCAAACCATCGGGCCTCGTAATGAGATCGTGGTACAGGCCAGGAAACTGGCGCGTGAGATCAATGGTTTCATCTACGGGCTGGATGAGAATGGCGGCACCAATACTCTGTATGTCTCACCGGTTCCGTTCGAGTTGCTGAACAAGGCCGTGGAGAAGGGGAAGGGCAAGCCTCACTTCAAGCGAGTGAAGGATGTCATGGCTGATGAGACTAACTTGGCCACGGCCACGGTTATTGCTCCTGTGGCAGGTGTCGTTGCCGGTTTCCTCGGTCTGGGGGCAAAGCTCCTTGCTGGTAACAAAGACAAGGAGGGCAGCGATGAAAGCTAG
- a CDS encoding citrate synthase produces MLKDGKYTKDDAAKLIIDGKTYELPIIIGSENERAIDITKLRSTTGHITYDPGFGNTGACASNITFVDGEKGILRYRGYPIEALAEQGTFIETAYLLIFGELPTRAQRQQFRDYLSEQELLHEDLRHHFNGFPSNGHPMAILSAVINSLGCYHPDLLEINTEDEFLRAAAKIISKVRTIAAWAFRKAQGLPIVYPDPNLSYCRNFLHMMHSIPYKPFEPTDAQVRALTLFFLLHADHEQNCSCSTVRMVQSTEANMFASVSAGICALWGRLHGGANAGVLQMLEEIHEGESSISEYIEKVKNKECRLMGFGHRIYKSFDPRAKILRQAAHDMLESTGYEDPLLDIALELAEVALNDEYFIERKLYPNVDFYSGIILRALGIPVNMFPVMFAIGRMPGWIAHWNEANTDGVTKIHRPRQIYTGNSPRDYVPVDMRLED; encoded by the coding sequence ATGTTGAAAGACGGAAAGTACACCAAGGACGACGCAGCTAAACTTATCATCGACGGCAAGACCTATGAATTGCCGATAATCATTGGCTCGGAAAATGAACGCGCCATCGACATCACCAAGCTGCGATCCACCACAGGCCATATCACTTATGACCCCGGATTCGGCAATACCGGCGCCTGCGCCAGTAACATCACTTTCGTTGATGGCGAAAAAGGTATCCTGCGTTATCGTGGATACCCCATCGAAGCATTGGCCGAGCAAGGCACCTTCATCGAAACAGCCTACCTGCTGATCTTCGGCGAACTGCCTACCCGCGCCCAGCGCCAGCAATTCCGTGACTACCTCAGCGAGCAGGAACTGCTCCACGAAGACTTGCGCCATCACTTCAACGGATTCCCGTCCAACGGGCACCCCATGGCTATCCTGTCTGCGGTCATCAACTCCCTCGGCTGCTACCATCCCGATCTGCTGGAAATTAACACTGAGGACGAATTCCTCCGCGCTGCCGCCAAGATCATTTCCAAGGTTCGCACCATCGCTGCATGGGCATTCCGCAAGGCGCAGGGGCTGCCGATTGTATACCCGGACCCGAACCTCTCGTACTGCCGCAACTTCCTGCACATGATGCACTCCATCCCGTACAAGCCGTTCGAGCCCACCGATGCTCAGGTACGCGCCCTGACTCTTTTCTTCCTGCTCCACGCCGACCACGAGCAGAACTGCTCCTGCTCCACCGTGCGCATGGTCCAGTCCACCGAGGCCAATATGTTCGCCTCGGTCTCTGCCGGCATCTGCGCCCTCTGGGGCCGTCTCCACGGCGGAGCCAACGCCGGCGTGCTGCAAATGCTCGAAGAAATCCATGAAGGCGAGAGTTCCATCAGCGAATACATCGAGAAGGTTAAGAACAAAGAATGCCGTCTCATGGGCTTCGGACACCGGATCTACAAGTCATTTGACCCTCGCGCAAAAATCCTGCGTCAGGCCGCCCATGACATGCTCGAGTCCACCGGCTACGAGGATCCGCTCCTCGACATCGCACTGGAACTGGCCGAAGTAGCCCTCAATGATGAGTACTTCATTGAGCGCAAGCTCTACCCCAACGTCGACTTCTACTCCGGCATCATCCTCCGCGCCCTCGGCATCCCGGTGAACATGTTCCCGGTTATGTTCGCCATCGGTCGTATGCCCGGCTGGATTGCCCACTGGAACGAGGCCAACACCGACGGCGTCACCAAGATTCACCGTCCGCGCCAAATCTACACCGGTAACAGTCCTCGCGATTACGTGCCTGTGGATATGCGCTTGGAAGACTAG